A genomic stretch from Natronomonas gomsonensis includes:
- a CDS encoding DUF7520 family protein, which translates to MTDTEGASPRGGNRIIIALYLIVVAVAGLMGGVIGSIGLRDLEAVSFLGLVTFQPTPLGLALFGMLTIGTMLGVLLLLVVFVSRRYADG; encoded by the coding sequence GTGACCGACACCGAAGGGGCGAGCCCACGGGGCGGCAACCGAATCATCATCGCGCTGTATCTCATCGTCGTCGCCGTCGCCGGACTGATGGGTGGCGTCATCGGAAGCATCGGGCTTCGGGACCTGGAAGCCGTCTCGTTTCTCGGTTTAGTCACCTTCCAGCCGACGCCGCTCGGACTCGCGCTGTTCGGGATGTTGACCATCGGAACGATGCTCGGCGTGTTGCTGTTGCTCGTCGTCTTCGTCTCCCGGCGCTACGCGGACGGCTGA
- a CDS encoding universal stress protein produces MYHVVVGVATADEQLSHKVEAVTELPTSADELRVTLVHVHNGEESVESIPAVEEAVESFATAGIDAEIHGIVDDDAPRGLVEAAATLDADLLCIGGRRRSPAGKRQLKPGAQEVLLHADQPVVVAGQLGSE; encoded by the coding sequence ATGTATCACGTCGTCGTCGGTGTCGCCACGGCGGACGAACAGCTATCGCATAAGGTCGAGGCCGTCACGGAGTTGCCGACCTCGGCCGATGAACTCCGCGTGACGCTCGTCCACGTCCACAACGGCGAGGAGTCGGTTGAGTCGATTCCAGCCGTCGAGGAGGCAGTGGAGTCCTTCGCAACCGCCGGTATCGACGCCGAGATTCACGGCATCGTCGACGACGACGCCCCTCGCGGACTGGTCGAGGCGGCCGCGACGCTGGATGCTGACCTGCTCTGTATCGGTGGTCGGCGCCGCTCGCCGGCCGGAAAACGGCAGTTGAAACCCGGTGCGCAGGAAGTGCTGTTGCACGCCGACCAGCCCGTGGTCGTCGCCGGGCAACTCGGGTCGGAGTAA